From a region of the Anomalospiza imberbis isolate Cuckoo-Finch-1a 21T00152 chromosome 35, ASM3175350v1, whole genome shotgun sequence genome:
- the LOC137464066 gene encoding olfactory receptor 14J1-like yields the protein MCYDRYVSICKPLHYGTLLGSRACAHMAAAAWASAFLYSLLHTANTFSLPLCHGNALGQFFCEIPHILKLSCSKSHLRELGLLAVSACLSSGCFVFIVFSYVQIFRAVLRIPSEQGRHKAFSTCLPHLAVVSLFISTGAISYLKPPSISSPSLDLALSVLYSVVPPQPVRLLKLPSAAAGIPRAMRRSRGSAPPTPSEKARAMVLPPLPAPSRRSREPPPPPAVLRENPNAPHCAEGAGRAPRSP from the exons atgtgctacgaccgctacgtgtccatctgcaaacccctgcactacgggaccctcctgggcagcagagcttgtgcccacatggcagcagctgcctgggccagtgcctttctctattcactgctgcacacggccaatacattttccctgcccctgtgccatggcaatgccctgggccagttcttctgtgaaatcccacacatcctcaagctctcctgctccaaatctcacctcagggaacttgggcttcttgctgttagtgcctgtttatcatctggctgttttgtgttcattgttttctcctatgtgcagatcttcagggctgtgctgagaatcccctctgagcagggacggcacaaagccttttccacctgcctccctcaccttgctgtggtctccctgtttATCAGCACTGGAGCTATttcctacctgaagcccccctccatctcctccccatccctggatctggccctgtcagttctgtactcggtggtgcctcca CAGCCTGTGCGGCTTTTAAAACTGCCGtcggcagcagcagggatcccCCGCGCCATGCGGAGGAGCCGCGGCTCAGCGCCGCCCACGCCCAGCGAGAAAGCCCGAGCCATGGTTCtgcccccgctgcccgcgccctcccgccgctcccgggagccgccgccgccgcccgctgtGCTGCGGGAGAATCCGAACGCCCCGCACTGCGCTgagggggcgggcagagccccccgctccccctga